From Passer domesticus isolate bPasDom1 chromosome 8, bPasDom1.hap1, whole genome shotgun sequence, a single genomic window includes:
- the LOC135305557 gene encoding olfactory receptor 14I1-like — MSNSSSISHFLLLALADTRQLQLLHFCLLLGISLPALLGNGLIISAVACGQHLHTPMFFFLLNLALSDLGSICTTVPKAMHNSLWDTSTISYTGCAAQLFFFMFFISAELSLLTIMCYDRYVSICKPLHYGTLLGSGACAHMAAAAWASAFLNAFMHTANTFSLPLCHGNTLGQFFCEIPHILKLSCSKAYLRELGPIAVSVCLSFGCFVFIVFSYVQIFRAVLRIPSEQGRHKAFSTCLPHLLVVSLFISTGTFAHLKPLSISSPSVDLSVSVLYSVVPPALNPLIYSLRNQELKAAVRRLMTGWFQEH; from the coding sequence atgtccaacagcagctccatcagccacttcctcctgctggcattggcagacacgcggcagctgcagctcctgcacttctgcctcttgctgggcatctccctgcctgccctcctgggcaacggcctcatcatcagcgccgtagcctgcggccagcacctgcacacgcccatgttcttcttcctgctcaacctggccctcagcgacctgggctccatctgcaccactgtccccaaagccatgcacaattccctctgggacaccagcaccatctcctacacaggatgtgctgcacagctcttcttctttatgtttttcatatcagcagagctttccctcctgaccatcatgtgctacgaccgctacgtgtccatctgcaaacccctgcactacgggaccctcctgggcagcggagcttgtgcccacatggcagcagctgcctgggccagtgcctttctcaatgctttcatgcacacagccaatacattttccctgcccctgtgtcaTGGCAAtaccctgggccagttcttctgtgaaatcccccacatcctcaagctctcctgctccaaagcctATCTCAGGGAACTTGGGCCCATTGCTGTTAGTGTCTGTTTAtcatttggttgttttgtgttcatagttttctcctatgtgcagatcttcagggctgtgctgaggatcccctctgagcagggacggcacaaagccttttccacctgcctccctcacctgcttGTGGTGTCCTTGTTTATCAGCACCGGTACATTTGCTCACCTGAAGCCCCTGTCCATCTCCTCTCCATCTGTGGATCTttcagtgtcagttctgtactcggtggtgcctccagccctgaaccccctcatctacagcctgaggaaccaggagctcaaggctgcagtgcggagactgatgactggatggtTTCAGGAACATTAA